The genomic segment ATTGCAGTTCGAATGTTTTCCCGCTGGAAACAGGAAAATTTCTTCCGTTACATGGGAATAGAGTTCGATTTCAACCATCTTTGTACCTATGATGTTGAACCGGCTGATCTCGAACGTCTTGTTCCTAATCCAGCTATAAAAGAGAAGAAAAAAGAGCTTGAAAAAATAAAAAAAGAGTATGAAAAGAATCTTAAAAAGCTTAGTGATGCAGTAATTCAAAATAATGACGTTAATCAAAATGCAAAATTAATGCAGACGATCAGGGATCTGGATATTAGATGTGCTGAACTGGTAGAAGTTATAAGCGATATGCCTGAAAAGGCTGCTGTCAAAGAAACGATGGATGAAGATAAGATTGTCAAACTCGAAACAGAGAGAAAGATATTAACCGATCTTATAAAAATGACTGCTTATCGCGCAGAAACATCTCTTTTCGATCTCCTTGTTCCTCCTGTTCTTGCCCGGAATGAAGAAGAGGGGCGCTCTTTTCTTAAAGCTGTTTTCCAGACTCCAGCAGATATAATACCTGATGAAGAAAATAAATGCCTGATCGTACAGTTTCATACAATGGCAAACCAGAGATCAAATAGTGCCCTTAAAGCTTTATGTGAGATAATAAATCACGAAGAATGCCTTTACCCTGGAACAGATCTCCGCCTTGTTTTTAACCCCCCAGAGTTGCAAACGAAATTACGCCCATGTCAGGAGGTCTGAAATTATATTAGCCATTACGCGTCTGATTTGGAATTCATTGGGATATAATCTCATATTTTTCAAGTTTCCTGTAAAATGTTCTTCGTGAAAGTCCCAGTGAACAGGCAGTTTTTCCTCTATGCCATTGGTTTTGCTCCAACGCGTTCAAAATCAAATTTTTTTCATATTTTTCAACTGCCATGTTAAATGTCAGAAAATCCTGCTGTATAATCTCATCAGTAATATTTTCTGCTTCGATTCCTTTTATTTCCATGTCATTCCAAATTTTTTTATTTTTAAAAGTCAGCAAACGCATTATCAGGTTTTGAAGCTCTCTTACATTCCCAGGCCAGTCGTAATGTTTTAAATTGCTACTGATTTTTTCATTTACAAAATCAAATAATTCAACTGCATTATTTTTTTCAAGATAATATTCAACGAGAAGGGGGATATCTTCTTTTCGTTTTCTAAGGGGAGGTATGTTAATAGAAATGACATTAATTCTGTAAAAAAAATCCTTTCGCATCAATCCTTTTGCAACACATTCCAACAAATTGATGTTTGTAGCAGTAATAATGCGGAAACATGAATTTTGAATACGATTATTTCCTATGGGCATATAGCCTTTACCTTCAATAGCCCGCAATAACTTCATCTGTGTATTCAGGCTCATATTGCTTATCTCATCCAGAAAAAGAGTCCCTTTATCCGCAATATCAAAATATCCGGCTTTATTTGTTTCAGCACAGGTAAAAGCACCTTTTTTATAGAGCCTACGCATAAACGTAAAATACACTATAATATCAAATACGTGCCACCAATACGAATTATATTGTTTTGTAAATTTATAAATCAAATATAAATATCGTATGCGATTATATTTTTGCACTTCATTTTGAAATAACGATATAACTAATTTAAATAATAAAAAAATAGCATAATAATTGTTGCTTCTCATTAAAAAATATGATATGGGGATATATTTGAAATCTTCAATGAGAAATTCTCATTGAAGACAAGTTTACAAAACTACTAAATATATAATGGTATATATCTTACTAAAAGGAACTAATATTATGTTAAATATCTCATCGCCACCTATTGTACAGATACCTTTAGTTGTTGTGGTAAATAAAGACGACGAACTGCTTCTTAACTCACCGTTTACCCCATGGTATCCTCTGCTGAAAAATATGCCCTGGCAGGATTATCTGGCCATTGGTGTCATGTATTATAATGCTTTATATCATTTTAATACATGTGCCAATAAAACCGCCAATAATACTAACACAGAGATTATTGATGAGAGCAAAGAAGAGGCGG from the Desulfonema limicola genome contains:
- a CDS encoding sigma 54-interacting transcriptional regulator; amino-acid sequence: MRRLYKKGAFTCAETNKAGYFDIADKGTLFLDEISNMSLNTQMKLLRAIEGKGYMPIGNNRIQNSCFRIITATNINLLECVAKGLMRKDFFYRINVISINIPPLRKRKEDIPLLVEYYLEKNNAVELFDFVNEKISSNLKHYDWPGNVRELQNLIMRLLTFKNKKIWNDMEIKGIEAENITDEIIQQDFLTFNMAVEKYEKNLILNALEQNQWHRGKTACSLGLSRRTFYRKLEKYEIISQ